The following coding sequences lie in one Terriglobales bacterium genomic window:
- the tilS gene encoding tRNA lysidine(34) synthetase TilS gives MIETVVKFIRQHCLLKPGERAGVAVSGGADSVALLRILLELRSELGIVLVVVHFNHKIRGVESDDDERFVRELAEKFGLSFLSGEDDVPAYSREHGLGMEAAARKLRYKYFGTLFQPEEGGSVPMLDKIATAHTQNDQAETVLMRLLRGAGTRGLSGIHTSLADMDPEDTHHQLNLGAPRIIRPLLAITRGEILDYLRSINQSWREDSSNRLLEHTRNRVRHELIPALEREFNPAITRVLAEHAEIAQAEEEYWNSQVEQVLPAVYAADRNVLKVDSLLKLPLALQRRVIRIVAERNGLTLDFEHIEAVRRLAHGKAGLRPRQVALPGGAADLAVRDGILELMLRLGSLSKVAAKDYEYRLPVPGSVAVPEIGRYIRARLVTVQEEGKTPFQSYNQAQLLNPMTLSAGLTVRNWRPGDRFWPAHTKSPKKVKELLQKMAETERRSWPVVISGNQIVWMRGFPSPACFSLPANAPASTRGLLIEEVGDRKSVSE, from the coding sequence ATGATTGAAACTGTTGTCAAATTCATTCGCCAGCACTGCCTCCTTAAACCCGGTGAGCGTGCAGGCGTAGCGGTTTCCGGCGGCGCCGATTCGGTGGCATTGCTGCGTATCCTGCTCGAATTGCGCAGTGAACTGGGAATCGTACTCGTGGTTGTGCACTTCAATCATAAAATTCGTGGTGTGGAATCGGATGATGATGAGCGATTTGTGCGCGAGCTGGCAGAGAAATTCGGGTTGAGTTTTTTGAGTGGCGAGGACGATGTGCCGGCATACTCTCGCGAACACGGATTGGGCATGGAAGCGGCTGCTCGCAAACTGCGTTATAAGTACTTCGGCACGTTGTTTCAACCGGAGGAAGGCGGTAGCGTGCCAATGCTCGACAAGATTGCCACAGCTCATACCCAGAACGACCAGGCGGAAACCGTACTCATGCGCCTGCTCCGCGGAGCCGGTACGCGAGGGCTGAGCGGGATTCATACCAGCCTTGCAGATATGGACCCTGAGGATACTCACCACCAACTGAATTTAGGCGCTCCTCGCATCATTCGTCCTCTCCTTGCGATCACTCGCGGTGAGATTCTTGATTACCTGCGTTCTATCAACCAATCCTGGCGTGAAGATTCCAGCAATCGTCTGCTCGAACACACACGCAATCGCGTGCGGCATGAATTAATTCCCGCGTTGGAGCGGGAATTCAATCCGGCAATCACGCGAGTGCTGGCGGAACATGCGGAAATCGCGCAAGCAGAAGAAGAATATTGGAATTCACAAGTGGAGCAGGTTTTGCCCGCAGTTTACGCTGCCGACCGCAATGTCTTGAAGGTTGACTCTTTATTGAAATTACCTTTGGCCCTCCAGCGCCGCGTGATTCGTATTGTGGCGGAGCGCAATGGACTCACTCTGGATTTTGAACATATCGAGGCCGTGCGGCGGCTGGCTCACGGCAAAGCCGGCCTTAGGCCGAGACAAGTAGCGCTTCCTGGAGGAGCGGCCGATCTGGCCGTACGTGATGGGATTTTGGAACTTATGTTGCGGTTGGGTAGTCTAAGTAAAGTAGCGGCGAAGGACTATGAATACCGCCTTCCGGTACCGGGATCGGTTGCCGTGCCGGAGATCGGAAGGTATATCCGTGCACGGCTGGTAACGGTGCAAGAAGAGGGGAAAACACCGTTCCAGAGTTATAATCAGGCCCAGCTACTCAATCCAATGACCCTTAGCGCCGGGCTGACTGTAAGAAACTGGCGTCCCGGAGACCGGTTTTGGCCAGCCCATACCAAGTCTCCAAAGAAAGTGAAGGAGTTGCTGCAGAAGATGGCGGAAACGGAACGCAGATCCTGGCCGGTGGTAATCAGCGGTAACCAGATTGTGTGGATGCGGGGATTTCCATCCCCTGCCTGCTTCAGTCTTCCAGCCAATGCGCCAGCTTCCACGCGCGGCCTCTTAATCGAAGAGGTCGGAGACAGAAAATCTGTGAGCGAGTAA
- a CDS encoding phosphoribosyltransferase family protein has product MSKTVATEERVLLSPEQIQKRIRELARQISDDYRGRTCCVVGVLENGFMFMSDLVRNLEVPVICQFIKPHMHELSAGGISRKEINYSPSVDVKNQHVLLVEGLVQSGITSDYLMHHFKAQGASSVKLAAFLDKSSSRRVSLRPDYYGFVLDESFVAGYGLGSPHLNRNLPYVRIENSRFSNPPDETVR; this is encoded by the coding sequence TTGAGTAAGACAGTTGCCACTGAAGAACGTGTTCTGCTGAGTCCAGAGCAGATCCAAAAGCGCATTCGCGAGTTGGCCCGGCAGATTTCAGATGACTACCGGGGCAGGACCTGCTGTGTTGTCGGAGTACTGGAAAATGGCTTTATGTTCATGTCTGATCTGGTGCGAAACTTGGAAGTGCCCGTGATCTGCCAGTTCATTAAGCCTCATATGCATGAACTTTCGGCGGGCGGCATTTCTCGAAAAGAAATCAATTACAGCCCCTCGGTGGATGTAAAGAACCAGCACGTGCTGCTGGTTGAAGGATTAGTGCAAAGCGGCATCACCAGCGATTACCTGATGCACCATTTCAAGGCTCAGGGGGCGTCTTCGGTAAAACTGGCGGCCTTTCTGGATAAATCCTCGTCTCGTAGGGTTTCCCTGCGGCCCGACTATTACGGATTTGTTCTTGATGAATCGTTCGTGGCCGGCTATGGCCTCGGATCTCCCCATCTAAACCGCAATTTGCCCTATGTAAGGATTGAAAACAGCCGTTTTTCAAACCCCCCGGACGAGACTGTTCGCTGA
- the ftsH gene encoding ATP-dependent zinc metalloprotease FtsH — protein sequence MNSTVKTIVVWAVILSSIIVLYQVIKSNGPNKEKELNFSDFMSEVDQGTITKLTISLENYEAKGTLRDGSTFRTAVPPNYPHMIDVLTEKKVPFIYQPISSGNWQTALMFFGPVLLLGAFWFFMIRQMQTGGNKALSFGKSRARLLSMQQKKVTFKDVAGVDEAKEELREIIEFLREAQKFQKLGGRIPKGVLLVGPPGTGKTLLARAVAGEANVPFFSISGSDFVEMFVGVGASRVRDLFEQGKKNAPCIIFIDEIDAVGRHRGAGLGGGHDEREQTLNQLLVEMDGFESNEGVILVAATNRPDVLDPALLRPGRFDRRVVVSRPDVRGREEILRVHTRKIPLSDNVELNILARGTPGFSGADLANMVNEAALLAARNNRKTVTMFDFELAKDKVLMGAERKSLLLTDEEKKVTAYHEAGHALVASKLPYADPLHKVTIIPRGMALGVTMQLPETDKHNYTKEYLDTEIAILMGGRLAEEIFLNQMSTGASNDIERATEMARKMVCEWGMSDLGPLTFGKKEEQIFLGREIAQHRDFSEETAMKIDVEVRKIVDAAYQRAKNVLETDREALIRVAKALLEREVLDANELKLVIEGKDLPKPPTPNDNDGAPQHVLKPELKPERAPGMAPGQQPA from the coding sequence GTGAATTCAACCGTAAAAACGATTGTGGTATGGGCGGTCATCCTGTCGTCCATCATTGTGCTGTACCAGGTAATCAAATCAAATGGTCCCAACAAGGAAAAGGAACTCAACTTTTCTGACTTCATGAGCGAAGTGGACCAGGGAACTATTACAAAACTAACCATTTCTCTGGAAAATTATGAGGCTAAGGGTACGCTTCGCGACGGTAGCACCTTTCGTACCGCGGTTCCTCCCAATTATCCGCACATGATTGACGTTCTGACCGAGAAGAAAGTCCCGTTCATATATCAACCTATAAGCTCGGGCAATTGGCAGACTGCTTTGATGTTCTTCGGGCCGGTGCTGCTGCTGGGAGCGTTCTGGTTCTTCATGATCCGCCAGATGCAGACCGGGGGCAACAAGGCCCTCAGCTTTGGCAAGAGCCGCGCCCGGCTGCTGAGTATGCAGCAAAAGAAGGTCACGTTTAAAGACGTTGCTGGCGTGGACGAAGCCAAAGAAGAGCTGCGTGAAATTATCGAATTCCTGCGCGAAGCGCAAAAATTCCAGAAGCTGGGCGGACGCATTCCTAAAGGCGTGCTGCTGGTCGGCCCTCCAGGAACCGGCAAAACGCTGCTGGCCCGCGCCGTGGCCGGCGAGGCCAATGTGCCTTTCTTCTCGATCTCCGGTTCAGACTTCGTGGAAATGTTTGTAGGCGTGGGCGCAAGCCGCGTCCGCGACCTGTTTGAGCAGGGCAAAAAGAATGCGCCTTGCATCATCTTCATTGATGAAATTGACGCCGTGGGCCGCCACCGTGGCGCTGGCCTCGGCGGTGGACATGACGAGCGCGAGCAAACCTTGAACCAGTTGCTGGTCGAGATGGATGGCTTCGAGTCGAACGAAGGCGTCATCCTGGTGGCTGCCACCAACCGCCCTGATGTGCTTGATCCGGCGCTGCTGCGCCCCGGCCGCTTTGACCGGCGCGTAGTGGTAAGCCGTCCGGACGTGCGTGGACGCGAAGAGATTCTGCGCGTTCACACTCGCAAGATTCCTCTCTCCGACAATGTGGAATTGAACATATTGGCCCGCGGCACACCTGGATTCTCAGGCGCTGATCTGGCCAATATGGTGAATGAAGCGGCACTGCTGGCGGCACGCAATAACCGCAAGACCGTCACCATGTTCGACTTCGAGCTGGCCAAAGACAAAGTTCTCATGGGCGCGGAGCGCAAATCGCTGCTTCTTACGGATGAAGAGAAAAAGGTCACGGCCTATCATGAAGCAGGCCATGCCCTGGTTGCCTCCAAGCTGCCGTATGCCGATCCTTTGCACAAGGTCACGATTATTCCGCGCGGCATGGCGTTGGGTGTAACCATGCAGTTGCCTGAGACCGATAAGCATAACTACACCAAGGAATACCTGGACACCGAAATTGCTATCCTCATGGGTGGCCGCCTGGCGGAGGAGATCTTCCTCAACCAGATGAGCACGGGCGCCAGCAATGACATTGAGCGTGCCACCGAGATGGCGCGCAAGATGGTCTGCGAGTGGGGCATGAGCGATCTGGGTCCGCTGACCTTCGGCAAGAAGGAAGAGCAGATCTTCCTGGGCCGCGAAATCGCCCAGCACCGCGACTTCAGCGAAGAAACCGCCATGAAGATTGACGTTGAGGTCCGTAAGATCGTGGATGCCGCATATCAGCGGGCCAAGAACGTGCTGGAAACCGACCGTGAGGCCCTCATCCGCGTGGCCAAGGCGCTGCTAGAGCGTGAAGTGCTCGATGCCAACGAGTTGAAGCTGGTGATCGAAGGCAAAGACTTGCCTAAGCCACCAACTCCTAACGACAACGACGGCGCCCCTCAGCATGTGCTGAAGCCGGAACTCAAACCGGAACGCGCTCCGGGTATGGCTCCAGGACAGCAGCCGGCGTAA
- a CDS encoding zinc-ribbon domain-containing protein, with protein sequence MRFCPQCGESAADGQKFCMKCGADTSVLPTAAAPYYPPAAKAKSSDKTIVIAVVVVAILVLAIPLILIVAAIAIPNLMRARISANQSSAIACVRTIVTAAIQYQAEYGHYPQTLDQLSQPPGNAAPDENHAGFIDATLASRAKNGYVFSYQASDSHHDGKYDAFTINADPIQPGRTGMKYYFSSEDGVVRMEIDHQASAESPPLQ encoded by the coding sequence ATGAGATTTTGCCCGCAATGCGGAGAGTCCGCGGCCGACGGCCAGAAGTTCTGCATGAAGTGCGGAGCCGATACCAGCGTCTTACCCACGGCCGCCGCGCCCTATTACCCGCCAGCGGCAAAGGCCAAATCGAGTGATAAGACCATCGTCATTGCCGTGGTGGTGGTCGCGATTCTTGTGCTTGCAATCCCTTTGATTCTTATTGTTGCTGCCATTGCCATTCCCAACTTGATGAGGGCCCGAATTTCTGCTAACCAGTCTTCGGCAATTGCCTGTGTGCGTACGATCGTTACCGCAGCCATACAATATCAGGCTGAATACGGTCATTATCCGCAGACGCTCGATCAGCTTTCCCAGCCTCCGGGTAATGCTGCACCCGATGAGAACCACGCCGGCTTCATTGATGCAACGCTGGCCAGCCGTGCCAAAAACGGATATGTGTTTTCTTACCAGGCCTCTGACTCGCACCACGACGGCAAATATGATGCGTTCACGATCAACGCCGACCCCATTCAACCCGGCCGTACAGGCATGAAGTATTATTTCAGCTCAGAGGATGGAGTTGTGAGGATGGAAATCGACCACCAGGCCTCAGCCGAGAGCCCCCCATTGCAATAG
- a CDS encoding RHS repeat-associated core domain-containing protein, protein MKITWRKLQGSLRGKVLFFSCCTLLLWMTSRSYGQDYIYATGHPSFATEIPVENGFINVGNGNLHLEIPLSSLPQRGNISADVKLVYDSRIWHIVNIANPQVAYSFRPDNIPNSQGGWRVVTPLSGKVTNITSGIYCNGVNNNPGATSYSSWVYTDPDGTSHWFNGLQTFQAPSGGCPNGVGPQDKPNADAMAADSSSLHAFVTNYNNITIYARDGSQVYPRPTDSNGNYLSAGTNGGLLTDTLQRSPVNVTQNGNQTYYDVLTWQGNRARYTVTTGTILVQTHFQQSAVAEFRDNITVIQSIQLPDGGSYTFNYDAGAYGELTSITLPNGGQINYGYSNFLDSYQNQNRWITSMAVDGGTWQFTPSVISQCAANGTGCQEKVTVTRPATATRLADDIVYTFVLNNGAWNSQVDYYTGSNAPGSPGRSLSATATTDYDFSNPCGMNCAGAQYIKAFRNTLTLPNGKSSKTEYTYDNPAYGNLTSVKEWDYYPTGAPPAVPYRETDYSYKTDTAYIQKNMLDRLSGVVIKDSSGKPGSQIQISYDEPQPGLVHIDGVPQHDDQNFPYTDLVRGNVTTVQRWLQGTNGGSDRWISSHSAYDQLGNAVSQTDPLGAQTTFAYSSAYGYAYLTQVQSPNTASTNPPTTTQHIVKTSYDLSSGLIASTTDENSQTTGYGYDNLGRLTSLTNPPGGGNTTFAYPDPTYNTRTEQIDGSGTTKVTYIHFDTLGRPDRKGVTNEEGTFNVQDQCYDTRGQLQFNSYPYQTNGATPKVCSGNGDSYTYDTFGRLDTITHSDQSFIGFGFDNAAQVFYDERGIVTKVKQYDAFGRTASVCEVSSTSYIGSSSTAACGQDYAATGYLTIYQYDVLDDLLQVNQGNRTVRTKAYDSLGRLVADAIPEMDGQSSVVSYSYDDNDNLQTRKRPKPNQSDPTQLLTTTYTYDPLGRLLSTGYDDGVTPPVNYYYDETTMAGHSGSMGIGRLTSKIARGPRGNGSGFYYDAMGNVLYDYQSTPRLFATGSYTTMGYQYNLASSRTSFTNGAAGVTYSYLYHSGGTTGGRTIGMTSNLADSTHPGTLISGIHYGPFGRTQASYGNGVVEAIGYSPRGSVSSKRETIGAPPVGVAPAQATITLSGQPYSDSSGNCDIGYVSMSVGSASTPQITYICGFTAQQMAQSLVNNFSSPDVSASASNGQITLTAKHLGTVGNGIAFSFTYSSVYGSMFPAPYTLSPNSGSLSGGTDSHPVNTIYSFNNALRLDNLITSSNDSVMGNLSFGYDDLKRLNSGTGYTWDFDAYANRWHQNGALSVQQSFDANNHGSGVTYDVLGNVTNDGFHTFTYDAENRIIAIDGGSTATYTYDVDGRRVHKILPGGVSEFVYDLANNVVATVGPSGTWTQAENYFDGSHIGSYNNAPGNSAAYFSYNDWEQTDRVTTDWTGSVVEVCSSQIYGDGLSCSGPDYSAIHFTGYQHDFESGLDYANLRYYNPRLGRFMSADLLEGDPSNPQSFNRYGYVNGNPANFRDPSGLDGGGPCAIGVATGNPEICIIDLILGIGQLIHFLFGGGHPHPVFHGTVNPRPRPPLSENLGLPGFIHLQPQSLLGGLLPNSQGCEFGACTPIGDGVTKKVLGVDVSDQIDKALVKAAKQYGLALSAEAAKAIRIEMNDKELDNLEKLNKKNDIETNLKKLDMLSAIAERASADSQFQTQVQDELKSLLKNKQQYINVVKGGK, encoded by the coding sequence ATGAAGATTACATGGCGCAAACTGCAGGGGTCATTGCGAGGGAAAGTATTATTTTTCTCTTGCTGCACTTTATTGCTCTGGATGACATCCAGATCCTACGGGCAGGACTACATTTATGCTACGGGGCATCCGTCATTTGCCACGGAGATTCCGGTCGAGAACGGCTTTATCAATGTGGGCAACGGCAATTTGCATTTGGAAATTCCTTTGAGCTCACTGCCGCAGCGCGGCAACATTTCCGCCGATGTGAAACTGGTATACGACAGCCGGATCTGGCACATCGTGAATATCGCCAACCCCCAAGTCGCCTATAGTTTCAGGCCGGACAACATACCCAACTCACAAGGAGGATGGCGAGTGGTAACTCCTTTGAGCGGAAAGGTCACGAACATAACGTCAGGAATATATTGCAATGGAGTCAATAACAATCCGGGCGCAACTTCCTATAGTTCCTGGGTCTATACCGATCCGGACGGTACGTCGCACTGGTTCAACGGCCTGCAAACGTTCCAGGCACCCAGCGGAGGATGTCCCAATGGCGTTGGCCCCCAGGACAAACCGAACGCTGATGCCATGGCGGCAGACAGCTCCAGCCTGCACGCATTTGTAACCAACTACAACAACATAACCATCTATGCAAGAGATGGCAGCCAGGTTTATCCGCGCCCTACTGATTCGAACGGTAACTATTTGTCGGCAGGAACCAATGGCGGCTTGTTGACGGATACGTTGCAGCGGTCACCGGTCAATGTCACGCAAAATGGGAACCAGACTTACTATGATGTGCTTACCTGGCAGGGGAATCGCGCGCGCTACACCGTCACGACAGGCACGATTCTCGTACAGACACACTTTCAACAATCTGCCGTCGCGGAGTTTCGAGATAACATAACCGTCATTCAGAGCATTCAACTTCCGGATGGAGGATCCTATACCTTCAATTACGATGCAGGGGCCTATGGCGAATTAACCAGCATTACGCTTCCCAACGGAGGGCAGATCAACTACGGTTATTCCAATTTCCTGGATTCCTATCAAAACCAAAATCGTTGGATTACATCTATGGCTGTCGATGGCGGAACGTGGCAATTCACGCCTTCGGTGATCTCGCAATGCGCCGCCAACGGCACCGGGTGCCAGGAAAAAGTGACGGTTACCCGTCCAGCGACGGCGACAAGACTTGCAGACGATATTGTCTACACTTTTGTTCTCAACAACGGAGCATGGAACTCTCAAGTGGATTATTACACCGGGTCAAACGCTCCCGGGAGCCCGGGTCGATCTTTGTCGGCTACAGCAACGACGGACTATGATTTCAGCAATCCCTGTGGCATGAACTGCGCTGGAGCGCAATATATAAAAGCTTTCCGCAATACGCTCACCCTGCCCAATGGGAAGAGCAGTAAGACTGAATACACTTACGACAACCCTGCCTATGGCAATCTAACATCGGTCAAGGAATGGGACTATTATCCAACCGGCGCTCCACCGGCGGTTCCTTACCGGGAAACGGACTATTCCTATAAAACCGATACTGCATATATCCAGAAGAATATGCTTGACCGGCTTTCCGGCGTCGTCATCAAAGACAGCTCCGGAAAGCCCGGGTCACAAATCCAAATCAGCTATGACGAACCTCAGCCTGGGCTTGTTCATATTGACGGAGTTCCCCAGCATGATGACCAGAACTTCCCTTATACCGATCTAGTTCGCGGCAACGTGACTACCGTACAACGCTGGCTGCAAGGAACCAACGGAGGGAGTGACCGGTGGATTTCAAGCCATTCAGCTTATGACCAGCTTGGGAATGCAGTCAGCCAGACAGATCCATTGGGTGCGCAAACCACGTTTGCGTATTCCAGCGCTTACGGCTACGCATATTTGACGCAAGTCCAGTCCCCGAATACAGCATCCACAAACCCGCCGACGACAACCCAGCATATTGTCAAAACCAGCTATGACCTCAGCAGTGGCCTGATCGCCAGCACAACCGATGAAAACTCACAGACCACCGGCTACGGATATGACAACCTCGGACGTCTTACCTCTCTCACGAACCCTCCGGGCGGGGGTAACACTACTTTCGCTTACCCTGATCCAACCTACAACACCAGGACCGAACAGATCGACGGGTCAGGAACAACCAAGGTGACGTACATACACTTCGATACCCTGGGCCGTCCTGACCGCAAAGGTGTTACCAACGAGGAAGGCACTTTCAATGTGCAGGACCAGTGCTATGATACGCGCGGCCAGTTGCAATTCAATTCCTATCCATACCAGACGAACGGTGCAACCCCGAAAGTTTGCTCAGGGAATGGAGATTCCTATACCTACGATACATTCGGAAGACTTGACACAATTACCCACTCAGACCAAAGTTTCATCGGTTTTGGTTTTGATAACGCAGCGCAGGTGTTCTATGACGAACGCGGCATCGTAACCAAGGTAAAGCAATATGATGCCTTTGGGCGGACTGCCTCCGTTTGTGAGGTCAGTTCCACCAGCTATATTGGCAGCAGTTCGACGGCAGCGTGCGGGCAGGATTATGCCGCCACGGGTTATTTGACTATCTATCAATACGATGTTCTCGATGATTTGCTTCAGGTCAACCAGGGGAATCGCACGGTCCGGACCAAGGCCTATGACAGCCTGGGGCGCCTGGTGGCTGATGCGATTCCTGAAATGGATGGTCAGTCCTCTGTTGTGTCCTACAGCTATGACGATAACGACAATCTACAGACTCGAAAGAGACCTAAACCCAACCAAAGTGATCCCACACAATTGCTGACAACGACCTACACTTATGACCCGTTGGGCCGGTTACTCAGCACGGGCTACGACGATGGCGTGACTCCGCCCGTGAACTATTACTACGATGAAACCACGATGGCTGGACATTCTGGTTCGATGGGAATCGGCAGGCTTACTTCGAAAATTGCCCGGGGCCCCAGGGGCAATGGTTCTGGTTTTTACTACGATGCCATGGGAAATGTGCTTTATGACTACCAATCTACTCCCCGGCTTTTTGCGACAGGCAGCTACACCACCATGGGCTATCAATATAATCTGGCTTCTTCGCGCACCAGCTTTACGAATGGCGCGGCCGGCGTCACGTATTCTTACCTTTACCACTCAGGAGGAACGACCGGCGGACGCACCATCGGAATGACGAGCAATTTGGCAGATTCTACTCATCCCGGCACTTTGATCTCGGGTATCCACTACGGACCGTTCGGTCGCACACAGGCTTCGTATGGCAACGGAGTCGTGGAGGCCATTGGATACTCTCCACGAGGTTCGGTGAGCTCGAAACGAGAGACCATAGGGGCTCCGCCGGTTGGAGTTGCGCCAGCCCAGGCCACGATCACACTGAGTGGACAGCCCTATAGCGACAGCAGCGGAAACTGCGACATCGGCTACGTCAGCATGAGTGTAGGTTCAGCTTCCACACCGCAGATCACTTACATCTGCGGATTTACTGCACAACAGATGGCACAGTCGCTGGTGAATAATTTTAGCTCGCCCGACGTTAGCGCCAGCGCTTCCAATGGGCAAATTACTCTTACGGCTAAGCATTTAGGAACAGTAGGCAATGGAATTGCTTTCAGCTTCACCTACAGTTCCGTTTACGGCAGCATGTTTCCTGCGCCTTATACCCTCAGTCCCAACAGTGGCAGTCTAAGTGGTGGCACCGATAGTCACCCAGTTAACACGATATATTCATTTAACAATGCTCTCAGACTCGATAACCTCATCACCTCAAGCAATGATTCCGTGATGGGGAACCTGAGTTTTGGTTACGATGACCTCAAGCGCCTTAACAGCGGTACCGGATATACCTGGGACTTTGACGCTTACGCCAATCGCTGGCATCAGAATGGCGCACTCAGCGTACAGCAGTCCTTTGATGCCAACAATCATGGCAGTGGAGTGACCTACGACGTTCTGGGTAACGTTACGAACGATGGATTTCATACTTTCACCTATGACGCCGAAAACAGGATCATTGCCATAGACGGCGGCTCGACCGCAACCTATACCTACGATGTCGACGGAAGACGAGTCCACAAGATACTTCCAGGGGGCGTCTCTGAGTTCGTCTACGATCTTGCGAACAATGTGGTTGCAACCGTCGGACCTTCGGGGACATGGACCCAGGCGGAGAACTACTTTGACGGTTCCCATATTGGTTCCTACAACAACGCTCCTGGAAATTCGGCCGCATATTTTTCCTATAACGACTGGGAGCAGACGGACCGGGTGACGACCGATTGGACCGGTTCGGTGGTCGAGGTTTGCTCCAGCCAGATCTACGGCGATGGCTTGTCCTGCTCCGGGCCTGATTACAGCGCCATCCACTTCACCGGCTACCAACACGATTTCGAGTCCGGTCTCGATTATGCCAATCTTCGTTATTACAACCCGCGTCTGGGACGCTTTATGAGCGCGGATCTGCTGGAAGGGGATCCGAGCAATCCGCAAAGCTTCAATCGCTACGGTTATGTCAACGGCAACCCAGCCAACTTCAGAGATCCCTCCGGCTTGGACGGAGGCGGTCCCTGCGCAATCGGCGTGGCCACGGGTAATCCGGAAATTTGCATCATCGATCTGATTCTCGGGATTGGACAGCTGATCCACTTCTTGTTTGGCGGAGGACATCCTCATCCTGTCTTCCATGGCACAGTCAACCCCCGTCCGCGTCCACCGTTGAGCGAGAACCTGGGGCTTCCCGGCTTTATACACCTTCAGCCCCAAAGCCTGCTTGGCGGATTGTTGCCAAACAGCCAAGGATGTGAATTTGGTGCGTGCACGCCCATCGGTGATGGCGTGACCAAAAAAGTACTTGGCGTCGACGTCAGTGATCAGATTGACAAAGCGTTGGTGAAGGCCGCTAAGCAATATGGGCTCGCACTTTCTGCTGAGGCCGCGAAAGCGATCCGCATAGAGATGAATGACAAGGAGCTTGATAACTTAGAAAAGTTGAATAAGAAGAATGACATAGAGACAAATCTGAAGAAACTGGACATGCTTTCTGCCATTGCCGAACGCGCATCAGCGGATAGCCAGTTTCAAACCCAGGTTCAAGACGAACTCAAGAGTCTGTTGAAAAACAAGCAACAATACATCAATGTGGTCAAGGGTGGAAAATGA